One Nostoc sp. UHCC 0302 DNA window includes the following coding sequences:
- a CDS encoding SRPBCC family protein, translating into MTKEHNTTQDLDFQSSSDHSNIEEDLPAGSAALLANVEVQIQKIAERQRQISAKIQIPKPVEQIWKVLTDYEALADFIPNLAKSRLLEHPNGGIRLEQIGSQRLLNLKFCARVVLDLEEYFPKEINFRMVEGDFKGFSGSWSLEPCSIGEYVGTSLCYTIQIWPKLTMPVAIIENRLSKDLQLNLLAIHKRVEELDRRKV; encoded by the coding sequence GTGACTAAAGAACATAACACAACACAGGATCTTGATTTCCAGTCCTCTAGTGATCACAGCAACATAGAAGAGGATTTACCCGCTGGTTCAGCTGCTTTGCTAGCTAATGTAGAAGTTCAAATTCAGAAGATAGCAGAGCGACAAAGGCAAATCAGCGCTAAGATTCAAATCCCCAAACCAGTAGAACAAATCTGGAAGGTTCTCACAGATTATGAAGCCTTAGCTGACTTCATTCCCAACCTTGCCAAGAGTCGTCTGCTTGAACATCCCAACGGTGGTATTCGACTGGAGCAAATAGGCTCTCAACGCTTACTAAATTTAAAATTTTGTGCGCGTGTAGTTCTGGATTTGGAAGAATACTTCCCTAAAGAAATTAACTTCCGCATGGTGGAGGGAGATTTTAAAGGCTTTTCTGGTAGCTGGTCTTTAGAACCTTGTTCCATCGGTGAGTATGTGGGAACAAGTCTTTGTTACACAATCCAAATTTGGCCTAAACTCACTATGCCAGTGGCAATCATTGAAAATCGTCTCAGCAAGGATTTGCAACTAAATCTGCTAGCGATTCACAAGCGTGTAGAAGAGTTAGACCGTAGAAAAGTTTAA
- a CDS encoding cation:proton antiporter: MEASFEITLQMAIAVFAGISAQVLAAYFRFPSIVLLLLLGILLGSDGMGLLHPQLLGTGLEVIVALATAIILFEGGLNLDLREMGRVSVSLQLLVTLGTLITLLGGSMAAHWLGEFPWNIAFLYASIVVVTGPTVISPLLKQINVDRQVATLLEGEGVLIDPVGAILAFVVLDTILNGDADPINAIVGLLMRLSVGGAIGAAGGYLMSLIFKRAHFMSFELKNLVVLAVLWSLFTLAQMIRTESGVMTTVVAGAVFANSSVPEERLLRSFKGQLTILSVSVLFILLAADLSIASVFALGWGSLFTVLVLMFVVRPINILLCTWNSDLNWRQKLFLSWVAPRGIVSASVASLFAILLTQRGINGGDSIKALVFLTIIMTVVCQGLTAGKVAKWLQITSKEATGAVIVGCNPLSLLIARFFQERGENVVMIDTDPDCLVQAEAQNLRVLASSALDAAVLEEAGLASMGTFLAMTSNGEVNYVLAQRAAEEFKPPRVLAVFPRDPANTSVNNKVNQAFIPDLAIKTWNEYLNDGRVKLGTTTLDESEFSTQLERIQEKIRTGILIPLLVEREEKLQVIPANEEWEVGDRIIYLLFDPRPNLLKRLSGATQSTPLSLEKLPEVEEVPLAQ, translated from the coding sequence ATGGAAGCATCTTTTGAAATCACCTTACAGATGGCGATCGCTGTCTTTGCAGGCATTAGCGCCCAAGTGCTAGCTGCATACTTTCGGTTTCCTAGCATCGTTTTGTTATTGTTGTTAGGGATCTTGCTTGGCTCTGATGGTATGGGGCTATTGCACCCGCAGTTGTTAGGCACAGGGCTGGAAGTTATTGTTGCTCTGGCTACGGCAATAATTTTGTTTGAAGGTGGACTTAACTTGGATCTGCGAGAAATGGGCAGAGTCTCAGTTAGCCTGCAACTCCTCGTCACTCTAGGAACACTAATCACGCTGCTGGGCGGTAGCATGGCAGCTCACTGGTTGGGTGAATTTCCTTGGAATATAGCTTTTCTCTACGCTTCTATAGTTGTGGTGACAGGGCCAACGGTAATTAGCCCCTTGCTCAAACAAATCAACGTAGATCGGCAAGTAGCAACCCTCTTAGAAGGGGAAGGGGTTTTAATTGACCCAGTAGGAGCGATACTCGCCTTCGTTGTCCTCGACACCATTTTGAACGGCGATGCTGACCCAATCAATGCGATCGTCGGTTTACTGATGCGTCTCAGTGTTGGTGGGGCAATTGGTGCTGCTGGTGGTTACTTAATGAGTTTGATTTTCAAACGCGCCCATTTTATGTCATTCGAGCTAAAAAACTTAGTAGTTTTGGCGGTACTGTGGAGTCTGTTTACTCTGGCGCAGATGATCCGTACTGAGTCTGGAGTAATGACAACAGTAGTGGCAGGAGCAGTATTTGCCAATTCCTCTGTACCAGAAGAACGCTTGCTGCGAAGCTTTAAAGGTCAACTGACTATTCTTAGCGTATCAGTGCTATTTATCCTCTTAGCAGCTGACCTATCAATCGCGAGTGTCTTTGCTTTGGGTTGGGGTAGTTTATTCACTGTTTTGGTACTGATGTTCGTTGTTCGCCCGATTAACATCCTATTGTGTACCTGGAATAGTGACCTCAACTGGCGACAGAAGCTATTTTTAAGCTGGGTTGCTCCTAGAGGGATTGTTTCCGCTTCTGTGGCTTCCTTGTTTGCGATTTTACTCACACAACGCGGCATTAACGGCGGAGATTCGATTAAAGCTTTAGTTTTTCTCACAATCATCATGACAGTTGTTTGCCAAGGGTTAACAGCTGGCAAAGTGGCGAAGTGGTTGCAAATTACTTCCAAAGAGGCAACTGGGGCAGTGATTGTAGGTTGTAACCCCTTGAGTCTTTTGATTGCCCGATTCTTTCAAGAGCGGGGCGAAAACGTAGTAATGATTGATACTGATCCGGACTGTCTTGTCCAAGCTGAAGCCCAGAATCTCCGGGTTCTTGCCAGCAGTGCGCTAGATGCTGCTGTTTTAGAAGAGGCGGGACTTGCCTCAATGGGTACTTTTTTGGCAATGACTAGTAACGGTGAGGTGAATTATGTCTTGGCTCAACGTGCAGCTGAGGAGTTCAAGCCACCGCGAGTCTTAGCGGTTTTTCCTCGTGATCCGGCTAATACCTCGGTGAATAATAAAGTTAACCAAGCTTTTATCCCAGATTTAGCGATTAAGACTTGGAATGAATATTTGAATGATGGACGAGTCAAGCTAGGAACAACTACTCTTGATGAGTCGGAATTTTCAACTCAACTAGAACGCATACAGGAAAAGATTCGGACTGGGATATTGATACCGTTATTGGTAGAACGAGAAGAAAAGCTACAGGTAATCCCAGCAAACGAAGAGTGGGAAGTTGGCGATCGCATTATCTACCTTTTATTTGACCCCAGACCAAATCTTTTAAAACGTCTATCTGGTGCTACCCAGTCTACTCCTCTCTCTCTGGAAAAGTTACCAGAGGTTGAAGAAGTTCCCCTCGCGCAATAA
- a CDS encoding HNH endonuclease — MQVLEQSIVVFSQNYLPLCRVNIKRAIVLLVTNKAEPLGLTAEKGWQVHSPSMVIDVPKHIRLKIASRERMWKVPPVNRREVLRRDHHSCQYCGSSKRLTLDHVMPRSKGGSHTWDNVVTACDRCNSRKGDRTLFEAGMQLRIKPKAPAHPAISFAEQFWIDVQANLE; from the coding sequence ATGCAAGTGTTAGAGCAATCCATAGTCGTGTTTTCGCAAAATTACTTGCCACTGTGTCGAGTCAATATTAAGCGGGCGATTGTGCTTTTAGTCACAAATAAAGCCGAACCGCTAGGACTGACGGCAGAAAAGGGATGGCAAGTTCACTCACCCAGCATGGTAATTGATGTGCCAAAACACATTCGTTTAAAAATAGCTTCTAGGGAGCGGATGTGGAAAGTGCCGCCAGTCAATCGGCGGGAAGTGTTGCGACGAGATCATCACAGTTGCCAGTATTGCGGTAGCAGCAAGCGTCTAACACTAGACCATGTGATGCCACGCTCTAAAGGCGGTTCACACACTTGGGATAACGTAGTCACAGCTTGTGACAGATGTAACTCCCGTAAAGGCGATCGCACCCTGTTCGAGGCTGGTATGCAACTGCGTATTAAGCCAAAAGCACCAGCCCATCCAGCGATTTCTTTTGCAGAACAGTTCTGGATAGATGTGCAAGCAAACCTGGAATAA
- a CDS encoding CsbD family protein, whose product MSDEKRVEATAKNIEGKVQEFVGEVTGNPKDKAEGQAKQTEAQVIHTKENIKDAVNESLE is encoded by the coding sequence ATGAGTGATGAGAAAAGAGTAGAAGCTACCGCTAAAAATATTGAAGGCAAGGTTCAAGAATTTGTTGGTGAAGTAACTGGCAATCCAAAAGATAAAGCTGAGGGTCAAGCTAAGCAAACTGAAGCCCAAGTTATTCACACTAAGGAAAACATCAAAGATGCAGTTAACGAGAGCTTAGAATAA
- a CDS encoding ChaB family protein, which produces MSEAYKAERTISAVFKEQKQIDDVIRRLLDRGVPRDHISVMGRNFQSETRIAGFITKKDVILGGLRTGAIFGSLFGSFLSLLTGVGVLFIPFIGSIVAAGPISAILLGAASGAIAGSAGAGLVSVLTTLGMPEDKAAIYQTRLQAGEFLLLAEVPSDRAGEFQLLLESAGAEEIHTLEKTLARPCLGECNSPEDLSPEVRSHLSEEAQRTFIERYNAAFKEKNDELVAEQAAWEAVHQQFDEDENGVWSKAKANV; this is translated from the coding sequence ATGTCAGAAGCATATAAAGCAGAACGTACCATATCTGCTGTATTTAAAGAACAAAAGCAAATTGATGATGTAATTCGTCGGTTACTAGATAGGGGTGTGCCTAGAGATCATATTTCGGTCATGGGCAGAAACTTCCAATCTGAGACTCGAATTGCTGGTTTTATTACTAAAAAAGATGTGATTTTGGGAGGATTGAGAACAGGAGCAATTTTTGGTTCCTTATTTGGTTCTTTCCTTAGTTTGCTCACAGGTGTAGGGGTATTATTTATTCCTTTTATCGGTTCAATTGTGGCAGCAGGCCCCATTAGTGCAATATTGCTTGGAGCTGCAAGTGGTGCGATCGCAGGTAGTGCAGGTGCAGGACTGGTATCAGTTCTGACTACTTTGGGAATGCCAGAAGATAAAGCTGCTATTTACCAAACTCGTCTACAAGCTGGTGAGTTCTTATTGCTAGCAGAAGTACCAAGCGATCGCGCCGGCGAATTTCAATTGCTGCTTGAAAGTGCTGGTGCTGAAGAAATTCATACACTTGAAAAAACTTTGGCTCGTCCTTGTCTTGGAGAGTGCAACAGCCCGGAAGATTTATCACCAGAGGTTCGTTCACATCTTTCTGAGGAAGCTCAGCGCACATTCATTGAGCGCTATAATGCTGCATTCAAGGAGAAAAATGATGAATTGGTAGCTGAACAAGCTGCTTGGGAAGCGGTTCATCAGCAATTTGATGAAGATGAAAATGGTGTTTGGTCAAAAGCTAAAGCGAATGTTTAA
- a CDS encoding TIGR02587 family membrane protein: MRKKHQKNVWNSEINDIIRGACGGFLFGIPLLYTMEVWWIGSLAKPQLMMMAIALLFIVVFILNQTEGFRKRRYNWLGYQAAIDTVEAIAIGIVCCAFVLLLLRELTLETSLKEALGKTIYESVPFALGVALANQFLGDTRNSEQENGKAPNKGGELHATFADVGATVIGATVIAFNIAPTDEVAMLAAATSPPWELAMIAASLLISYGIVFQAGFSDQQKRRQQQGIFQRPSSETIMSYLVSLLAGAVMLWFFQKLTFSDPWTMWLDHTLVLGLPATIGGAAGRLAI; this comes from the coding sequence GTGAGAAAAAAGCATCAGAAGAATGTGTGGAATAGTGAGATTAATGACATTATTCGAGGTGCTTGTGGAGGCTTTTTATTTGGCATCCCATTGTTATATACAATGGAAGTTTGGTGGATTGGGTCACTGGCAAAACCACAATTAATGATGATGGCGATCGCATTATTATTTATTGTAGTTTTTATACTCAACCAGACAGAAGGCTTTCGGAAACGCAGATATAACTGGTTAGGTTATCAAGCCGCAATAGATACTGTAGAAGCAATAGCGATCGGAATAGTTTGCTGTGCCTTTGTATTACTGCTATTGCGAGAACTCACACTTGAAACCTCGCTCAAAGAAGCTTTAGGTAAAACCATTTATGAGAGTGTACCTTTTGCCCTTGGTGTAGCATTAGCTAACCAGTTTTTGGGAGATACTCGTAATAGTGAGCAAGAAAATGGGAAAGCGCCAAACAAAGGAGGTGAGTTACACGCCACCTTTGCTGATGTTGGTGCAACAGTGATAGGTGCAACCGTAATTGCATTTAACATTGCTCCAACAGATGAAGTTGCCATGTTAGCAGCCGCAACTTCACCACCTTGGGAATTAGCAATGATCGCCGCATCTTTGTTGATTTCTTATGGCATTGTATTTCAGGCAGGTTTTTCAGACCAGCAAAAGCGCAGACAGCAACAAGGAATTTTCCAACGACCATCAAGTGAAACCATTATGTCCTACTTAGTTTCACTGCTAGCAGGTGCGGTAATGCTGTGGTTCTTTCAGAAGTTAACTTTTAGCGACCCTTGGACAATGTGGTTAGATCACACTTTAGTGCTGGGATTACCTGCAACTATTGGCGGTGCTGCGGGAAGGTTAGCGATATGA
- a CDS encoding Dps family protein produces MTPINIGLTQEQRQGVINLLNQDLADSYVLLVKTKKYHWDVIGPQFRTLHQLWEEHYEKLTLSIDAIAERVRTLGGYPVGSLEGFLKIATLKEDAGRVPTATGMVSNLVNDHEQVIRNLRQHIDQSSEEFHDEGTADFLTGLLEAHEQIAWMLRSFIEGEALEADGKQPAAETKTPVGV; encoded by the coding sequence ATGACTCCTATAAACATTGGTTTGACACAAGAACAGCGTCAAGGTGTGATTAATCTGTTAAATCAGGATTTAGCAGATTCTTATGTACTATTAGTGAAAACCAAAAAGTACCATTGGGATGTCATTGGCCCTCAGTTCCGCACTCTGCACCAGCTTTGGGAAGAACACTACGAAAAACTGACATTAAGTATCGATGCAATAGCAGAGCGGGTTCGTACTTTGGGCGGTTACCCCGTTGGTTCATTGGAAGGATTTCTCAAGATTGCTACCCTCAAAGAAGATGCTGGTCGAGTTCCAACAGCAACAGGGATGGTGTCTAACTTGGTAAATGATCACGAACAGGTGATTCGTAACTTAAGACAACATATAGACCAGTCTAGCGAAGAATTCCATGATGAGGGAACTGCTGACTTTCTAACCGGACTGCTGGAAGCGCATGAACAGATAGCTTGGATGCTGCGCTCATTTATTGAAGGGGAAGCATTGGAAGCAGACGGTAAACAGCCAGCAGCAGAAACTAAAACCCCCGTTGGTGTGTAG
- a CDS encoding cytochrome b N-terminal domain-containing protein — MQSTKFDRILRRLATTLSVVILTLCLIYITTGVLLSFYYQPIAGGAYESLRRINTEVPYGWLFYRAHDIAGNALIAIALIQIVVMFLGRQYRKSWLIAWVSGILFTLSAIGLDWTAMILTWDQEGYWRFNIELGTIEAIPLIGGQLRDILTGGGAISSVTVQHLYTIHSYIISVAAITFAVVHISALLWQEQQMYAEEHNSELSNLQASEG, encoded by the coding sequence ATGCAAAGCACCAAGTTTGATAGGATTTTGCGGCGATTGGCGACGACATTATCAGTCGTGATTCTCACTCTGTGCTTGATTTACATCACTACCGGAGTTTTACTTTCTTTTTATTACCAACCGATAGCAGGCGGCGCTTATGAGTCTTTGAGAAGGATCAATACAGAAGTACCATACGGTTGGTTGTTCTATAGAGCGCACGATATTGCTGGTAATGCGCTAATTGCAATCGCCCTGATTCAAATTGTGGTGATGTTTTTAGGTAGGCAATATCGTAAAAGTTGGCTGATTGCTTGGGTTAGCGGAATTTTGTTTACTCTCAGTGCGATCGGGCTTGATTGGACAGCCATGATTTTAACTTGGGATCAAGAAGGATACTGGCGTTTTAACATTGAGCTAGGAACTATCGAAGCTATTCCTTTAATCGGTGGGCAGCTGCGCGATATCCTAACTGGGGGTGGAGCGATTAGCAGCGTGACTGTCCAACACCTTTACACAATACACAGCTATATTATTTCAGTGGCTGCCATAACTTTTGCAGTGGTACATATATCTGCTTTACTCTGGCAGGAACAGCAAATGTATGCAGAAGAGCATAATTCTGAGTTGAGTAATTTGCAAGCATCAGAAGGCTAG
- a CDS encoding GAF domain-containing protein, producing the protein MKKPLSPPQSLNDIERQPYQVKLMPHQEETAHVLVHKINQIIASSSTTALMLQEIAKLLGVVFQVDCCCLVPVYCEAATEPITANWCADDYLGLPHPNELFSMEQLLMDSPVVQCAAEPLTIEGISTIQNSLVIGCQYLPLPIKAVLAIPTQFSGSNNGVISLIKFQPYDWSESEKQLLKAVESACAIAFSRVTQAQLIAQQQQHLETGHQHQNLIKQLTILSRSNLELNQMLQLITASTAESLQADRGLLILLKYTDPLFRTRPKNQIPGAKATVIGEWNRAKEISETGKPDTLNQSFLISECGLCQRVFTESGRPVIIDDYTAQNDIWTAAPLFAIEELPAALLMPLESQGKVLGFLMLQQAVARSWQAAELNLVEMVCAQVSNAIIQSQTLRQVQTLVDERTAKLQSSLELQAKLHERTRQYVEQLRQLNELKDEFMSNMSDRLRYPLTNMLMSIKNLRLPGIAPERQLKYLDILEQECTKEINLINDLLTLQKLESDQEAPQLETIDLNAKIQTVATSFEKKLANSGLSITVDLPEEPLKLQTELESFDRILQELLTNACKYSEHESIVQLQAFHQVAQQIDQVIIKVTNIGRAISEEEATYIFDKFRRGKGRWIPGTGLGLALVKSLVQHLDGVIAIESRQISDSQLSEICFTLTLPQFSDESQPYSESD; encoded by the coding sequence ATGAAAAAGCCTTTATCGCCGCCACAGAGCTTAAATGACATAGAACGACAACCATACCAAGTCAAGCTGATGCCGCATCAGGAAGAAACTGCCCATGTGTTGGTACACAAAATTAACCAAATTATTGCCAGTAGCTCAACTACGGCATTGATGCTGCAAGAGATAGCCAAATTGTTAGGAGTTGTTTTCCAAGTAGATTGCTGCTGCCTAGTGCCAGTATATTGTGAGGCTGCTACTGAACCAATTACGGCGAATTGGTGTGCTGATGATTACTTAGGTTTGCCACACCCAAACGAGTTGTTCTCGATGGAACAGTTGCTAATGGACTCACCAGTAGTGCAATGTGCTGCTGAACCACTGACAATTGAAGGTATTTCAACCATTCAGAACAGTCTAGTGATTGGGTGTCAATATTTACCATTACCGATAAAAGCGGTTTTGGCAATTCCTACGCAATTTAGTGGCAGCAACAACGGCGTAATCAGTCTGATAAAATTCCAACCTTATGATTGGAGTGAATCAGAAAAACAACTCCTCAAAGCAGTAGAGTCGGCTTGTGCGATCGCTTTTTCTCGTGTGACACAGGCTCAGTTAATTGCCCAGCAACAGCAGCACCTGGAAACAGGCCACCAGCATCAAAACTTGATTAAGCAATTAACTATACTGAGCCGCAGCAACTTGGAGTTGAATCAGATGCTCCAGTTAATTACCGCGTCTACTGCCGAATCTTTACAGGCAGATCGCGGCTTGCTCATACTATTAAAATATACAGATCCACTATTTAGGACTCGACCCAAAAACCAAATTCCCGGAGCAAAAGCTACTGTAATTGGTGAATGGAATAGAGCAAAAGAAATTTCCGAAACTGGTAAACCAGATACATTAAATCAATCGTTTTTGATCTCAGAATGTGGTTTATGCCAACGTGTGTTTACAGAATCAGGTAGACCAGTAATCATTGATGACTATACAGCCCAAAACGATATCTGGACAGCAGCACCATTATTTGCGATAGAAGAATTGCCTGCGGCGTTGTTAATGCCATTAGAGAGCCAGGGTAAAGTTTTAGGATTTTTAATGTTACAGCAAGCGGTTGCTCGCAGTTGGCAAGCAGCAGAATTAAATCTGGTGGAAATGGTTTGCGCCCAAGTCAGCAATGCGATCATTCAGTCACAGACATTGCGCCAAGTACAAACTTTGGTAGATGAACGGACGGCGAAACTACAAAGCAGTCTGGAATTGCAAGCAAAATTGCATGAAAGAACACGGCAATATGTTGAGCAGTTGCGGCAACTCAACGAACTCAAAGATGAGTTTATGAGTAATATGAGCGATCGCTTACGCTACCCCTTGACAAATATGCTAATGTCAATCAAAAATTTGCGTTTGCCGGGGATAGCACCAGAGCGTCAGCTTAAATACTTGGATATTCTAGAGCAAGAATGTACTAAAGAAATTAACTTGATTAATGACTTGCTAACACTACAAAAATTAGAGTCTGATCAAGAGGCCCCCCAGTTAGAGACTATTGATTTAAATGCCAAAATCCAAACTGTAGCAACATCTTTTGAGAAAAAACTTGCAAATAGCGGATTGAGCATTACTGTGGATTTACCCGAGGAACCGCTCAAACTGCAAACTGAACTAGAGAGTTTTGACCGTATTCTCCAAGAATTATTAACTAATGCTTGTAAATACTCAGAGCATGAGAGCATAGTCCAGTTACAAGCCTTTCACCAAGTTGCTCAACAGATTGATCAAGTTATTATTAAAGTGACGAATATAGGACGTGCCATTTCTGAAGAAGAAGCGACTTATATCTTTGACAAGTTCCGTCGTGGTAAAGGGCGCTGGATTCCAGGGACTGGCTTGGGACTTGCTTTAGTCAAGTCATTAGTACAGCATTTAGATGGGGTGATCGCTATTGAGAGTCGGCAAATCTCTGATTCTCAACTGAGTGAAATTTGCTTCACTCTGACTTTGCCTCAATTTTCTGACGAAAGCCAACCATATTCTGAAAGTGACTAA
- a CDS encoding alr0857 family protein produces MLKLTYTQNSFYLECLSSSLEEWVAQRVILALRVGQYLSVEPSTASFLLPADLPGLEVLKAEVKRDDREIIALCTCDSEYIEVTLRGSWLSHSSEDAEGVFVTTMSDSPNYDSFASRTEFFLHKLWQEAQKISASVISE; encoded by the coding sequence ATGCTGAAATTAACTTACACGCAAAACAGCTTTTATTTAGAGTGTTTGAGTTCATCGCTGGAGGAATGGGTAGCGCAACGAGTGATTTTGGCGCTGCGAGTTGGTCAATATTTGTCCGTTGAACCCAGCACGGCTTCTTTTTTGCTTCCTGCTGATTTGCCGGGACTAGAGGTATTGAAAGCTGAGGTGAAACGCGATGACAGAGAAATTATTGCTCTATGTACTTGCGACAGCGAGTATATAGAAGTGACTCTGCGAGGTTCTTGGCTATCACATAGTTCTGAGGATGCTGAGGGTGTGTTTGTCACAACTATGAGCGATTCGCCTAACTACGATAGCTTCGCTTCACGCACAGAGTTCTTTTTGCATAAATTATGGCAGGAAGCTCAAAAGATTAGTGCTTCTGTAATTAGTGAATGA
- a CDS encoding TIGR02588 family protein: protein MTQTEQQQPERSPAEWITFTVASFILAVIVGLVGYTWLNDNNQPPILSVSNKETIKEINGQFYVPFEVVNTGGDTAESVQIMAELVINGEVAETGEQQIDFLSSGETEEGAFIFRQNPGQGKLTLRVASYKLP from the coding sequence ATGACTCAAACAGAACAACAGCAACCAGAGCGATCGCCTGCTGAATGGATAACATTCACTGTCGCCTCATTCATCCTAGCAGTAATTGTTGGTTTGGTCGGCTACACTTGGCTCAACGACAACAATCAGCCTCCTATCCTTTCTGTCAGTAACAAAGAGACAATTAAGGAAATTAATGGACAATTTTACGTTCCCTTTGAAGTGGTAAACACTGGAGGAGACACTGCTGAGTCAGTTCAAATTATGGCTGAATTAGTCATTAATGGTGAGGTTGCAGAAACAGGAGAGCAACAAATTGACTTTTTATCCAGTGGGGAAACAGAAGAAGGCGCATTTATATTTCGTCAAAATCCAGGCCAAGGCAAATTAACGCTACGTGTCGCTAGCTACAAATTGCCCTAA
- a CDS encoding triacylglycerol lipase → MPLPTVILPGYLESAIAYRSLEQSLQNLGFPTVTVPLRRRDWLPTLGGRPVTPILWQLDRTVKQMLQQHNVSQINLIGHSAGGWISRIYIGEKPYFAKRRDLKPSLWGASSLVATLVTLGTPHISQERWTRWNLDFVTNNYPGAFYKNVHYVCVAGKTIFGERRRGSWLAYSSYQLTCGKGDTWGDGITPIEAAHLEGAENIVIEGVKHSPRSQGIWYGSPEALKVWVECLV, encoded by the coding sequence ATGCCATTACCGACAGTTATTTTACCTGGATATTTAGAGAGCGCGATCGCTTACCGCTCACTAGAACAATCACTACAAAATTTGGGTTTTCCTACAGTCACAGTGCCACTTAGACGGCGTGATTGGCTACCTACTCTGGGAGGAAGACCTGTAACGCCTATTCTTTGGCAACTAGATCGCACAGTGAAGCAGATGTTGCAACAACATAATGTTAGCCAAATCAACTTGATTGGTCACTCAGCCGGAGGTTGGATATCCCGGATTTATATAGGAGAAAAGCCTTATTTTGCAAAACGTAGAGACCTAAAACCATCCCTTTGGGGAGCTTCTTCTCTAGTTGCTACTCTAGTAACATTGGGTACACCCCATATTAGCCAAGAACGTTGGACGCGCTGGAATCTAGATTTTGTCACCAATAACTACCCAGGAGCCTTTTATAAAAACGTTCATTACGTTTGTGTAGCTGGTAAAACCATCTTTGGCGAAAGACGGCGCGGTAGCTGGTTAGCTTACAGTAGTTACCAATTAACTTGTGGTAAGGGTGACACTTGGGGAGACGGGATTACACCCATAGAAGCAGCCCATTTGGAAGGTGCGGAAAATATTGTCATTGAAGGCGTCAAGCATTCTCCCAGGAGCCAAGGAATTTGGTATGGTTCACCAGAAGCATTAAAAGTTTGGGTAGAGTGTTTAGTTTAA
- a CDS encoding polysaccharide deacetylase family protein — MTDNNLKRQQIISVVAIAFSVGACSTSPSTPPKLGFNQMTSKLADQANTQAKAHLQLPPVIKNPTFNVPAKYQSKIVYKVKPSNNEKVIALTIDDGPWQNTTLQMLDILKANNVKATFFWVGQALQANPNLAKREVAEGHAIGNHTWHHWYKQMNQATAQYEIEHTADLIYKTTGVKTTLFRPPGGFLNNGLAAYAKSQKETVIMWSLTSADTDPHAKPQAFVNNVLKGAKPGSIVLMHDGGGDRQRTVQALPEIINGLKQQGYRFVTVPELLKMQS, encoded by the coding sequence GTGACAGACAACAATCTCAAACGACAACAGATAATTAGTGTTGTGGCGATCGCCTTTTCTGTAGGAGCTTGTAGTACTAGTCCAAGTACGCCCCCCAAATTAGGGTTTAACCAGATGACCAGCAAACTAGCTGATCAGGCAAACACCCAAGCTAAAGCTCATTTACAACTACCACCTGTAATAAAAAATCCTACTTTTAACGTTCCTGCTAAATATCAAAGCAAAATAGTTTACAAGGTAAAACCTAGTAATAATGAGAAAGTTATTGCCTTGACTATAGATGATGGGCCTTGGCAAAACACAACATTACAAATGCTAGATATTTTGAAAGCAAATAACGTCAAAGCAACATTCTTTTGGGTAGGACAAGCCTTACAAGCAAATCCTAACCTTGCTAAGCGAGAGGTAGCCGAGGGACACGCTATTGGCAACCATACTTGGCATCATTGGTATAAGCAAATGAATCAAGCCACAGCTCAGTATGAAATTGAACACACCGCTGACTTGATATACAAAACTACAGGTGTCAAAACTACTCTGTTTCGTCCTCCTGGAGGCTTTTTAAACAATGGATTAGCTGCTTACGCCAAAAGCCAAAAAGAAACTGTAATTATGTGGTCGCTAACTTCAGCTGATACTGATCCTCATGCCAAACCACAAGCATTTGTTAACAATGTACTTAAAGGTGCAAAACCAGGTTCGATTGTTTTGATGCATGATGGTGGCGGCGATCGCCAAAGAACTGTACAAGCATTACCAGAAATTATTAATGGACTTAAACAGCAAGGCTATCGATTTGTGACAGTTCCCGAATTATTAAAAATGCAATCATAG